The following coding sequences lie in one Corynebacterium humireducens NBRC 106098 = DSM 45392 genomic window:
- a CDS encoding MFS transporter yields the protein MSLLSPLRNRVYLHLFSAQVVALVGTGLLTVALGLLAFDIAGGSAGRVLATALTIKILIYVLLSPVVTALAANWSTRPVLVAADLVRAGVALTLPFIGAEWQLYLAIGVLQAASATFTPTFQAAIPRVLPEEGQYTNALSLSRLAYDLEQIASPVLAAALLTVMSYTNLFLGTVVGFLASALLVVTAGLPAVPQITGPQSGFLERTWRGVRIMLHERPLRAVLWLNLAVAAPMAMVMVNTVVLVRAQLGLDEAALAWTLAVFGLGSMLVALVLPGLLETVPDRAVMLPAAVLGAVVLAVLALVPVTWQLLAVTWLLLGGALSAMQTPIGRIVRGRASESDLGYVFAAQFSLSHACYLVTYPVAGWLGLEAATWTLLGLAVLGTVMAALTWPRVRA from the coding sequence GTGTCGCTCCTCAGTCCTCTCCGCAACCGCGTCTACCTGCACCTGTTCTCCGCACAGGTCGTCGCGCTCGTGGGCACCGGCCTGCTCACCGTCGCTCTCGGCCTGCTGGCCTTCGACATCGCCGGCGGCAGCGCCGGCCGCGTCCTCGCCACCGCGCTGACCATCAAGATCCTCATCTACGTACTTCTCTCCCCGGTGGTCACCGCACTGGCGGCCAACTGGAGCACGCGGCCGGTGCTCGTCGCCGCCGACCTGGTCCGCGCCGGCGTGGCCCTCACCCTGCCCTTCATCGGCGCCGAATGGCAGCTCTACCTCGCCATCGGCGTCCTGCAGGCGGCGTCCGCCACCTTCACCCCGACCTTCCAGGCCGCCATCCCGCGCGTCCTGCCCGAGGAGGGGCAGTACACCAACGCGCTCTCGCTGTCCCGCCTGGCCTACGACCTCGAGCAGATCGCCAGCCCCGTGCTCGCCGCCGCCCTGCTCACGGTCATGAGTTACACGAACCTCTTCCTGGGCACCGTGGTCGGCTTCCTCGCCTCGGCGCTGCTCGTGGTCACCGCCGGCCTGCCCGCTGTCCCGCAGATCACGGGGCCGCAGTCCGGCTTTCTCGAGCGGACCTGGCGCGGCGTCCGCATCATGCTGCACGAACGCCCCCTGCGTGCCGTGCTGTGGCTCAATCTGGCGGTGGCCGCCCCGATGGCGATGGTCATGGTCAACACCGTGGTGCTCGTCCGTGCGCAGCTGGGTCTCGACGAGGCCGCGCTCGCCTGGACCCTCGCGGTCTTCGGCCTCGGCTCCATGCTCGTCGCACTCGTCCTGCCCGGCCTCCTGGAGACGGTGCCCGACCGGGCGGTCATGCTGCCCGCCGCCGTCCTCGGCGCCGTCGTCCTCGCGGTGCTGGCACTCGTGCCCGTCACCTGGCAGCTACTGGCGGTCACCTGGCTCCTGCTGGGTGGGGCGCTGTCGGCGATGCAGACGCCGATCGGGCGGATCGTCCGGGGGCGGGCGTCGGAAAGCGATCTCGGCTACGTGTTCGCGGCGCAGTTCTCCCTCAGTCATGCCTGCTACCTGGTGACGTACCCCGTCGCCGGGTGGCTCGGGCTGGAGGCGGCGACATGGACGCTGCTCGGCCTGGCCGTGCTGGGCACGGTCATGGCCGCCCTCACGTGGCCTAGGGTGAGGGCATGA
- a CDS encoding YdcF family protein, with translation MIRILLHAYRRRRRPSPADSLVILGTAQYDGTPSRQFAARLDHAVGLWEAGVAKHVYPLGGKLPGDRFTEAEVGKRYLVERGVPAEAVTPVPEGNDTQGSYAALVAGHEVGRVIIVTDPNHALRAEILARQAGMDAVASPTQTSPSHFPSAAWWRTLAHEVGGMVVVDVSRVLGEGPADRLEGLLRRLEAGLRPSRRARHDALTDR, from the coding sequence GTGATCCGTATCCTGCTCCACGCCTACCGACGCCGCCGTCGTCCGTCCCCCGCCGACTCCCTCGTCATCCTGGGGACGGCCCAGTACGACGGCACGCCGTCACGCCAGTTCGCCGCCCGCCTGGATCATGCGGTGGGGTTGTGGGAGGCGGGCGTCGCGAAGCATGTGTACCCCCTCGGCGGGAAACTCCCCGGGGATCGCTTCACCGAGGCGGAGGTGGGGAAGCGCTACCTCGTCGAGCGTGGCGTGCCCGCGGAGGCGGTGACGCCGGTGCCGGAGGGCAATGACACGCAGGGCTCCTACGCCGCGCTGGTGGCCGGGCACGAGGTGGGGCGGGTGATCATCGTGACCGACCCGAACCATGCGCTGCGGGCGGAGATCCTCGCGCGGCAGGCCGGGATGGACGCCGTCGCCTCGCCGACGCAGACGAGTCCCTCGCATTTCCCGTCGGCGGCGTGGTGGCGGACGCTGGCGCATGAGGTGGGTGGGATGGTCGTCGTCGATGTGTCCCGCGTCCTGGGGGAGGGGCCGGCGGATAGGCTGGAGGGACTACTGCGCAGGCTGGAGGCCGGTCTGCGTCCCTCGCGTCGGGCGCGTCACGACGCGCTGACCGACAGGTGA
- a CDS encoding ArsR/SmtB family transcription factor has protein sequence MSSEHQLTPDEALLSEAAETLRLIAEPTRLHLLFLLIDAERNVSDLVAATGASRTLVSQHLAKLRLGGLVVNRREGRNVYYRVADGHVVRLVVETLSRADHVRSGEPLHG, from the coding sequence ATGAGCTCCGAGCATCAACTGACTCCCGACGAGGCCCTGCTCAGCGAGGCCGCCGAGACGCTCCGGCTCATCGCCGAGCCGACGCGCCTGCACCTGCTGTTCCTGCTCATCGACGCCGAACGTAACGTCTCGGACCTCGTCGCGGCGACCGGCGCCTCCCGCACCCTCGTGAGCCAGCACCTGGCGAAGCTGCGCCTCGGCGGGCTGGTGGTCAACCGCCGGGAGGGGCGCAACGTCTACTACCGGGTGGCGGACGGGCATGTGGTGCGGCTGGTCGTCGAGACGCTCAGCCGGGCGGATCACGTGCGCAGCGGGGAGCCGCTGCACGGGTGA
- a CDS encoding TPM domain-containing protein, with product MKRMLPRPLTLVAALGAAALVGAAPLTTALAGPQVLAQAAATAVAPEHLTSPVTDYSGVLDAGQSADLTDRIQQYKIDAHKSIFVVLLPSFGDMDNEEWVKQSVTLNGGGNTAVVAIATEQRQYRILGGNEWPQSEIDRMADAAYPHLVNSDWYGAADAAVNAAATSGEMSGESLAWLGGGAAAAVAAGGGIYAYSRRKRKQTSAAVLEDSRAIEPSDTRRLASLPMETLEQLAHEELVSTDESIRRGREELDLAIAEFGPERTRSFTRAMNHSTTTLQKAFALQQRLNDSIPETEAERRSMLVSIISSCGQADNALDAEATAFADMRNLLATADRKIDELTQRTVDLRTRLPRAGEQLADLRSRYSADVLESIADNVDLASASLDEAEKSLAVARDLEARPAGEQSGLVDAIRDSEHAIEVADRMLGGIERADDNIATAQAGLNDLLTEVEDEIREAGDLKRRGISEGARADWEKLDAVVGRAITVVQQAREQSTTDPLGAYTALTDVDGELDEQLDRVRETTADQTRQLQILDQQLHSAGSAIQSAEDFIASRGRVVKAEARTLLADAKRLHAQSLQLRTSETRQAIDYARQAATVAKRALKRAQSDYNDYQRRQQANYRGRGGGGGMGGIVTGMVINEILSGGGRGGGRGGGFGGGFGGGGGFGGGGGFGGSRGGSF from the coding sequence ATGAAACGCATGCTGCCCCGCCCGCTGACCCTGGTCGCCGCCCTCGGTGCCGCCGCTCTGGTCGGCGCCGCCCCGTTGACGACCGCGCTGGCCGGCCCGCAGGTACTCGCCCAGGCCGCGGCCACCGCCGTCGCCCCCGAGCACCTCACCTCCCCGGTGACCGACTACTCCGGGGTCCTCGACGCCGGCCAGAGCGCCGACCTCACCGACCGGATCCAGCAGTACAAGATCGACGCCCACAAGTCGATCTTCGTGGTCCTCCTGCCCAGCTTCGGCGACATGGACAACGAGGAGTGGGTGAAGCAGTCCGTCACCCTCAACGGCGGCGGCAACACGGCGGTCGTGGCGATCGCCACCGAGCAGCGCCAGTACCGCATCCTCGGCGGCAACGAGTGGCCACAGTCCGAGATCGACCGGATGGCGGACGCCGCGTACCCCCACCTGGTGAACTCCGACTGGTACGGCGCCGCCGACGCGGCCGTGAACGCCGCCGCCACCTCCGGTGAGATGTCCGGCGAGTCCCTGGCCTGGCTCGGCGGCGGCGCCGCAGCCGCCGTCGCGGCCGGTGGCGGCATCTACGCCTACTCCCGCCGCAAGCGGAAGCAGACCTCCGCGGCCGTCCTCGAGGACTCCCGCGCCATCGAGCCCTCCGACACCCGCCGCCTGGCGTCCCTGCCCATGGAGACCCTCGAGCAGCTCGCCCACGAGGAGCTCGTCTCCACCGACGAGTCGATCCGCCGCGGCCGCGAGGAACTGGACCTGGCGATCGCCGAGTTCGGCCCCGAGCGCACCCGTTCCTTCACCAGGGCGATGAACCACTCGACCACCACCCTGCAGAAGGCCTTCGCCCTGCAGCAGCGCCTCAACGACTCCATCCCGGAGACCGAGGCCGAACGCCGCTCCATGCTGGTCTCCATCATCTCCTCCTGCGGCCAGGCCGACAACGCCCTCGACGCCGAGGCCACCGCCTTCGCCGACATGCGCAACCTGCTCGCCACGGCCGACCGCAAGATCGACGAGCTCACCCAGCGCACCGTCGACCTGCGCACGCGCCTGCCCCGCGCCGGGGAGCAGCTCGCCGACCTCCGCAGCCGCTACTCCGCCGACGTGCTCGAGTCGATCGCCGACAACGTCGACCTGGCCTCCGCCTCCCTCGACGAGGCCGAGAAGTCCCTCGCCGTCGCCCGTGACCTCGAGGCCCGCCCCGCCGGCGAACAGTCCGGCCTCGTCGACGCCATCCGCGACTCCGAGCACGCCATCGAGGTCGCCGACCGCATGCTCGGCGGCATCGAGCGTGCCGACGACAACATCGCCACCGCCCAGGCCGGCCTCAACGACCTGCTCACCGAGGTGGAGGACGAGATCCGCGAGGCCGGCGACCTCAAGCGCCGCGGCATCTCCGAAGGCGCCCGCGCGGACTGGGAGAAGCTCGACGCCGTCGTCGGCCGCGCCATCACCGTCGTCCAGCAGGCCCGCGAACAGTCCACGACGGACCCGCTCGGCGCCTACACCGCCCTCACCGACGTCGACGGCGAACTCGACGAGCAGCTCGACCGCGTCCGCGAGACCACCGCCGACCAGACCCGCCAGCTGCAGATCCTCGACCAGCAGCTCCACTCCGCGGGCTCCGCGATCCAGTCCGCCGAGGACTTCATCGCCTCCCGCGGCCGCGTCGTCAAGGCCGAGGCCCGCACCCTGCTCGCCGACGCCAAGCGCCTCCACGCACAGTCTCTCCAGTTGCGCACCTCCGAGACCCGCCAGGCGATCGACTACGCACGCCAGGCGGCGACCGTGGCCAAACGGGCCCTCAAGCGCGCCCAGTCGGACTACAACGACTACCAGCGCCGCCAGCAGGCCAACTACCGCGGCCGCGGCGGGGGCGGCGGTATGGGCGGCATCGTCACCGGCATGGTCATCAACGAGATCCTCTCCGGCGGCGGCCGCGGTGGCGGCCGCGGTGGCGGCTTCGGTGGAGGTTTCGGCGGGGGCGGTGGCTTCGGCGGCGGTGGCGGCTTCGGCGGCTCCCGCGGCGGTTCCTTCTAG
- a CDS encoding Abi family protein, with amino-acid sequence MVNVKPYLDHDALVAGLVATGLSIPDREQAKVQLQKYGYHRLSGYRYLYRVQLPPEQQDPSSRRFRSKEHVPGTSLGDVIDLAEFDVRLRCVLASGIEDFEIRLRTAVAHVIARRSELGHLYVEHLDEKHCLKRPRNSSKTSHEIFLQQVNEATALAHRRNDDFVIHHRQMYGRDLSVWAVVEYLTFGSLIFLLDYLKAEDKRSVANTFGASHPAQFVKWVRAIGTLRNDVAHAVRLFNKPLKNEIAIPPRSCTNTLLTETASHLRVNSTLPESRRPSKRIYSHSAVLSYLLRSHPAGSEWWKEFRDVSSTFPRHSAVPLSPEENMGFPAGWKNDPLWN; translated from the coding sequence ATGGTGAATGTGAAGCCGTACCTGGATCACGATGCGCTGGTGGCGGGACTGGTTGCCACAGGGTTGAGTATTCCGGATCGCGAACAGGCGAAGGTGCAACTGCAGAAGTACGGTTACCACCGTTTATCCGGCTACCGGTACCTCTACCGGGTTCAGCTCCCTCCCGAGCAGCAGGACCCGTCCAGCCGACGTTTCCGAAGCAAGGAACACGTGCCGGGGACTTCACTCGGCGACGTGATCGACCTCGCGGAATTCGATGTCCGACTACGCTGCGTTCTGGCGTCGGGAATCGAGGATTTCGAGATTCGCCTGCGCACTGCCGTCGCGCATGTGATCGCCCGCCGCTCCGAACTCGGTCATCTCTACGTTGAGCACCTCGACGAGAAACACTGCCTCAAGAGACCGCGCAACAGCAGCAAGACGAGCCACGAGATTTTCCTGCAACAGGTCAACGAGGCCACCGCCCTTGCCCACAGGAGAAACGACGACTTCGTCATCCACCACCGTCAGATGTACGGGCGTGATCTTTCCGTGTGGGCGGTGGTGGAGTACCTGACTTTCGGTTCCCTGATTTTCCTGCTCGACTACCTCAAAGCAGAGGACAAGCGCTCGGTGGCCAACACCTTCGGTGCCTCACACCCGGCACAGTTCGTCAAGTGGGTGAGGGCGATCGGCACTCTCCGCAATGACGTGGCACACGCGGTGAGACTCTTCAACAAGCCACTGAAAAACGAGATAGCAATCCCGCCTCGCTCCTGCACCAACACGCTACTCACCGAGACAGCAAGCCACCTCAGAGTGAACAGCACGCTTCCTGAGTCAAGACGTCCCTCAAAGAGGATCTACTCCCACTCCGCGGTGCTTTCCTATCTGCTGAGGAGCCATCCTGCTGGATCGGAGTGGTGGAAGGAGTTCCGTGACGTCTCCTCCACCTTTCCCCGACACTCTGCAGTTCCTCTCTCCCCTGAGGAGAACATGGGATTTCCCGCAGGCTGGAAGAACGATCCACTCTGGAACTAA
- a CDS encoding deoxyguanosinetriphosphate triphosphohydrolase — protein MYDYSSADTERRYAEAPKGSEFEDSQADHRGDFGRDRARVLHSAALRRLADKTQVVGPRDGDTPRTRLTHSLEVAQISRGIGSGLGLDPDLCEMAGLTHDIGHPPYGHNGEVALNEVAADCGGFEGNAQTLRILTRLEPKIVSEEGESHGLNLTRAALDAACKYPRTRTNPDGTVNRKYGCYDEDAEVLAWLREGHDDERPSMEAQTMDWADDIAYSVHDVEDGIVSGRINLHVLWDLVELAALAEKGARAFGGTPESLVDAADSLRQLPVVNRAADFDHSLAGYADLKRMTSELVGRYVGATVGATVGQERLGRQHGQLIIPPQAQAEVTLLKTIAVLYVMDLPTHLARQDRQRERIYRVFDYLTAGAPGSLDPMFRQWWEAAPDEAARQRVVVDQIASMTESRLERLAKQSAGLVAFLG, from the coding sequence ATGTACGACTACTCGTCCGCCGACACGGAACGTCGGTACGCAGAAGCCCCGAAGGGCAGCGAGTTCGAGGACTCGCAGGCCGACCACCGCGGAGACTTCGGCCGTGACCGGGCCCGCGTGCTCCACTCCGCCGCGTTGCGACGCCTGGCGGACAAGACGCAGGTCGTCGGACCCCGGGACGGCGACACCCCACGCACCCGCCTGACCCACTCGCTCGAGGTCGCGCAGATCTCCCGGGGCATCGGCTCCGGGCTGGGCCTGGACCCGGACCTCTGCGAGATGGCCGGCCTCACCCACGACATCGGCCACCCGCCCTACGGACACAACGGTGAGGTCGCGCTCAACGAGGTCGCCGCCGACTGCGGCGGTTTCGAGGGCAACGCGCAGACGCTGCGCATCCTCACGCGACTGGAGCCCAAGATCGTGTCGGAGGAGGGGGAGAGCCACGGCCTGAACCTCACCCGCGCGGCCCTCGACGCGGCCTGCAAGTACCCGCGCACCCGCACCAACCCGGACGGCACCGTCAACCGCAAGTACGGCTGCTACGACGAGGACGCCGAGGTGCTGGCCTGGCTGCGTGAGGGCCACGACGACGAGCGGCCCTCGATGGAGGCGCAGACGATGGACTGGGCCGACGACATCGCCTACTCGGTCCACGACGTCGAGGACGGCATCGTCTCCGGCCGCATCAACCTGCACGTGCTGTGGGACCTGGTCGAACTCGCGGCGCTGGCGGAGAAGGGGGCACGCGCCTTCGGCGGTACCCCGGAATCGCTTGTCGACGCCGCCGATTCCCTCCGACAGCTGCCCGTGGTCAACCGCGCCGCCGACTTCGACCACTCACTCGCCGGCTACGCGGACCTCAAGCGGATGACCTCCGAGCTGGTCGGCCGGTACGTGGGGGCGACCGTCGGGGCCACGGTGGGGCAGGAGCGGCTGGGGCGGCAGCACGGGCAGCTCATCATCCCGCCGCAGGCGCAGGCCGAGGTGACGCTGCTCAAGACGATCGCCGTCCTCTACGTCATGGACCTGCCCACGCACCTGGCGCGTCAGGACCGGCAGCGCGAACGGATCTACCGGGTCTTCGACTACCTCACCGCGGGCGCGCCGGGTTCCCTCGACCCGATGTTCCGGCAGTGGTGGGAGGCCGCCCCGGATGAGGCCGCCCGGCAGCGGGTGGTGGTCGACCAGATCGCGTCGATGACGGAGTCCCGGCTGGAGCGGCTGGCGAAGCAGTCGGCGGGGTTGGTGGCGTTCCTGGGATAA